Within the Saccharomyces mikatae IFO 1815 strain IFO1815 genome assembly, chromosome: 11 genome, the region gacaGATTTTTGGACAACAATTCTTGCAGTTCATACCTCAAATTTTCACGATTTTGTTTGGTGTTTTGAAGTTCTCTCTCCTTCTGCTGTACTTTGATGTCCATATTATGTGCCATCGAATCATAGTTTCTCCTCCCCTGAGCCCTCTCATCAGCTTTTTCctgttgttcttttgattcCATAGCCAACAGTAGTTGTCTGTCATTCTGCTCTTTTGTGCGTTCCATGAAGTTCCAATTCTCATATTCCTGATCAAGAGTTCTTGACCTTCTCTCAATACTTTTGTCAACGTCACGTTGTCTGCTAGctctttcatcaatttcattGATGACTGGCGATATCAAGTTTTTGGCTACAACATTGACTTCTTCTGGAGTGATCCACAAACCTCCGCCcaagtatattttttttttttgctcttGGTTAGTAGAATAGTGCTCTAAAGCGATCTTAACAGCGATCTTATTGTAAGCTGAGTTACCAAAAAGAATCCTATAGGTGTCACCCGAGTCAATATCCTGCAATTTTTTGTCTGCAAGCTTCTGAGCTTGATGTAATACCACTGGAGATGATACCTGCTGCACGTACATATTCCTTAGTACTTCTCTTGAGGCAAAATCCGGATCTGCCAATGCCTTTGGATCAAGATTTTTCACTGCATCAGCCGCACTCTTTGCGTACATATATTGACGATCATTTAGCCTTTGTCTTTCATTACCAGTTTGAGACTCTACAAATTGCTCAGCAGAACATTCAAGCTTTTCCAAAGTTCCTTTCTTAAAAACCTCTTTGTTAGCTTTCGATGCACCACTCTCGCCACCGGTTTGTAgtccatttttgaaatttacCTTTTTTGGATATAACCTATTATTGATTCTACTGATTGCTTTTCTCTCTGCTCCATCTAATACATTAGATAAGTCCAGGGATTTGAAACCTGCGGGGTGCTGTGGATTAACAATGTTAGCATCAAACTCATTTCCAATAGGAGAACCCAAAGgcttgttttttttaaggCTAGAACCACCAGAGGCGCCATTGGTGGAATCATCTAATGGAAAATTGTGAGATAGCGCTTTTTGTGCAGCTAACCTTGTTAAAACGTCTCGCTTTCCTTTGAGACCCAAATTGACTATCATGGGCACATCTTCAGGTGGCGTTAATGGTATCTTCGAAAAGGTTATCTTAAACGCCTCATTTTGAGCCTTCTGTTCAATTGTTGACTCGACAGAGTCATTGGGTAAgcctttgatttttctactGGCCAAGCGGGCTGCTAGGTCTGCTGAATCACTACCAGAATCTCCTAAGCCAAGTGTTCGATGATTAGCAGGAGTATTTAAAATGCCATACTTTTGTTTTGCATGGAATATGGCCTCTTTACTTAAAGGTTGTCCACAGTCCTGGTAAGTAGAATATATGCTCTTCAGTTGGTGCACATCATCTGAAATTGAGCGAGGTGTTTCCGGAGCCACGCGATGCATTTCAGATGAATGCAACGGCTTCTGCAAAGTGGATACTCTAACCGTCTTTCTCTCTGTAGTATGTTCAGAGGTGGTTTGGACAGATTCTACATTTGCAGTATGTAACGAAGATATTAGTGACATCACGGTATTTGCAATTAGTAATAGATATATATTGTCAGTTACACCCTAAAACACCCGAAACTTAGTCTTTCGTGGTCTGTTTTATTATAAAGATTATGGAAggggaaaagaaatttctaTGAGGGTTTCCACAAGTTAAATACCAGCATTGATCCCATTTTTTCCCATCATATATATTCTGT harbors:
- the LPX2 gene encoding Lpx2p (similar to Saccharomyces cerevisiae YKL050C and EIS1 (YMR031C); ancestral locus Anc_2.590) gives rise to the protein MSLISSLHTANVESVQTTSEHTTERKTVRVSTLQKPLHSSEMHRVAPETPRSISDDVHQLKSIYSTYQDCGQPLSKEAIFHAKQKYGILNTPANHRTLGLGDSGSDSADLAARLASRKIKGLPNDSVESTIEQKAQNEAFKITFSKIPLTPPEDVPMIVNLGLKGKRDVLTRLAAQKALSHNFPLDDSTNGASGGSSLKKNKPLGSPIGNEFDANIVNPQHPAGFKSLDLSNVLDGAERKAISRINNRLYPKKVNFKNGLQTGGESGASKANKEVFKKGTLEKLECSAEQFVESQTGNERQRLNDRQYMYAKSAADAVKNLDPKALADPDFASREVLRNMYVQQVSSPVVLHQAQKLADKKLQDIDSGDTYRILFGNSAYNKIAVKIALEHYSTNQEQKKKIYLGGGLWITPEEVNVVAKNLISPVINEIDERASRQRDVDKSIERRSRTLDQEYENWNFMERTKEQNDRQLLLAMESKEQQEKADERAQGRRNYDSMAHNMDIKVQQKERELQNTKQNRENLRYELQELLSKNLSKEDDELKDWNDTCERDLRESKIEHNKVVKSRPKKLRIFKKGYEELLDERNRIQAELKMLKASIAGHRTAIHDLKENSNVDGALSAKHGQKISSGEPFLDVTMNDPLIISAGKAIKEAELATEECMLRQLQVDEMAIIRSIESHEYERKLRKESETGLRSMDSTKGLGSDSGICQDDMMNAAATNQKMARERESTSPQAAFKSRFLSTFNTGKDVDSSASARSVTGVSGVLDERPETSKFNKEIDLSESVAKPDKVHERADGTTEGSVLIKKDNLSRPAECTPGNITIEQFLFSKNGNKQKPSKTESVTMKSEPTVDSMGLEKDDELTHRNDRGRRSFSGFSQGSVENDYSNEVTDDQDESDIRVRDSNDSHTSPKESFFKEII